In the genome of Coraliomargarita algicola, one region contains:
- a CDS encoding glycoside hydrolase family 97 protein — protein MKKLLIPCLLLCSSSLLSAIELKSPNGELVINVEVEDSQLLYSVTHSKGELLLNSRMGVIVADRDLGSGVRLGKESTYTVNESYPWRGNKSLVENHCNGKLVEAKSQERDWVLELRAYNEGIAFRYLLNLDKPTRIKGDSPTWQLPNNTTAWYQTNTRNYEGIYTNHRIDQIPLTMKARGDKIVDATLGGPITLVYPNGMYGALTEANVMGYSGMTFKPTQTYTLESVFEDNRGGWMMNGAVKTPWRLLMVAEDLNELVNNDLVHNVCPAPDPELFPKGIETDWIKPGRSLWQWWAYDDPGTHWSTQKKFVDQAVALNCQYYLVDEGWEHSRQEWFEPGESPWVKMKELCDYAAERNIGIWAWRSYYASEDRQFNGLDTEAKREEFFKKCAEVGIKGVKLDFINRESQDLLNFYEDCLRIGAKYKIMVNFHGANKPAGEARTWPNEMTREAIYGLEQAKWRAIPFSHYTTLPFTRMLAGHGDFTPTTFQEKYQRGTSSALQLASAVLYTSPILCWADKPEEYLQSSALDYIKSVPAVWDETRVLKGSTIGGIAAFARRAGDTWYVVVLNGTDAESDYVLDLSFLSEGRWVGSLVEDDMSDKVKMKHSKKMLQSSDTINVTMHSGGGCLLRLQAK, from the coding sequence ATGAAGAAATTACTTATACCCTGTCTGCTACTGTGTAGCTCATCTCTACTCTCAGCCATTGAGTTGAAAAGCCCCAATGGGGAACTCGTGATCAATGTAGAAGTCGAGGATAGCCAGTTGCTATACTCAGTGACTCACAGCAAAGGGGAGCTGTTACTCAACTCCCGAATGGGCGTCATCGTTGCTGATCGGGATTTGGGAAGTGGAGTTAGACTGGGCAAAGAAAGCACCTATACGGTAAACGAGTCCTACCCGTGGCGCGGTAACAAGTCTCTGGTCGAGAACCACTGTAACGGGAAGCTCGTAGAGGCAAAAAGCCAGGAGCGGGACTGGGTTCTAGAGCTACGTGCTTACAATGAAGGGATTGCATTTCGCTACCTTTTGAATCTGGATAAGCCCACTCGAATCAAAGGCGATTCACCCACTTGGCAGTTACCCAATAATACGACTGCATGGTATCAAACCAACACAAGAAACTACGAAGGCATCTATACCAATCATCGTATCGATCAGATTCCGCTTACGATGAAAGCCAGGGGTGATAAAATAGTGGATGCGACTCTTGGCGGGCCAATTACATTGGTTTACCCCAACGGCATGTATGGCGCTTTGACCGAGGCCAATGTCATGGGCTATAGCGGGATGACATTTAAGCCGACGCAAACGTATACGCTCGAGAGTGTCTTTGAAGACAACCGTGGTGGCTGGATGATGAATGGAGCGGTGAAAACGCCATGGCGCTTGCTGATGGTGGCGGAGGACCTGAATGAACTGGTCAATAATGATCTCGTTCACAATGTCTGCCCAGCTCCGGATCCTGAGTTATTTCCCAAAGGGATTGAGACAGACTGGATAAAGCCGGGGCGTTCGCTTTGGCAATGGTGGGCTTATGATGATCCCGGGACACACTGGAGCACTCAGAAGAAATTTGTGGATCAGGCGGTAGCGTTGAATTGCCAGTATTATCTCGTGGATGAAGGCTGGGAACACTCCCGTCAGGAGTGGTTCGAGCCCGGTGAAAGCCCTTGGGTGAAAATGAAAGAACTGTGTGATTACGCCGCCGAACGTAACATAGGCATTTGGGCATGGCGTTCATACTATGCCTCGGAGGATCGGCAGTTTAATGGTTTGGATACGGAAGCGAAGCGAGAGGAATTTTTCAAAAAGTGCGCTGAAGTGGGGATTAAGGGTGTGAAACTGGACTTTATTAACCGTGAAAGCCAAGACCTTCTGAATTTTTATGAAGACTGCCTGCGTATCGGAGCAAAATACAAAATCATGGTTAACTTCCATGGTGCCAATAAACCGGCAGGCGAAGCGCGCACCTGGCCCAATGAAATGACACGTGAGGCAATTTACGGGCTAGAACAAGCTAAGTGGAGAGCTATTCCGTTTAGCCACTATACGACACTTCCGTTCACTCGTATGTTGGCAGGACATGGCGACTTTACGCCGACTACCTTTCAGGAAAAGTATCAGAGAGGCACCTCCTCGGCCTTGCAGTTAGCGAGCGCCGTGCTTTATACCTCACCCATCCTGTGTTGGGCCGATAAGCCGGAGGAATATCTTCAAAGCTCAGCACTGGATTACATCAAAAGCGTGCCTGCCGTTTGGGATGAAACCCGCGTGCTCAAGGGAAGTACGATTGGCGGAATCGCCGCATTTGCCCGTCGCGCAGGTGACACATGGTATGTGGTTGTTCTCAATGGAACGGACGCGGAGAGTGATTATGTTTTAGATCTTTCGTTTTTGTCGGAAGGTCGCTGGGTTGGCAGCTTGGTCGAGGACGATATGTCCGACAAAGTTAAAATGAAGCACTCAAAGAAGATGCTCCAATCTAGTGACACAATTAATGTTACGATGCATTCAGGCGGCGGTTGCTTGCTTCGCTTGCAAGCAAAGTAA
- a CDS encoding malectin domain-containing carbohydrate-binding protein — MRYIQVSGFILGVWLLLSAGLQAALIGRDDFDGTETFLSKVNSNPTNRGALVWDSVSRATVAEQAVIDTSVSAGGLIGLNTGDVDGFLESTKTDHFFAMYRGGVSAARTLTYTFDISGSTYLSLSMDWACSGYIHEPLISVTYSIDGADPTTIFSVGSSAEDWTETMEDGREVLNGRSATVTANGEVANPLTDRFQTYTPKITGSGSVLTVTITMGSGVGGPAYGLDNIALYAYDFMDYLPQHVAHLEPYRWDKVQRGCFIRYIGDGAYPEEAVQIIAESCTYIHGQNKVTQSSREQFTIPYPKRIYRFAYKNLTKHYDGQDSIFLNVPQWFMHEAGGSPNIVTDDYPTLNLTNTNTLYAGMNLHEWWVADMRDTINPNLPGNTIFIDSLNGAMRAGQSGNYDYWGNAIGDGTYYDNDYTENYLKPLLAKIRDEFADEMIVTGNYLNPWFLPDGNYEYVRDYLHCCYIENSERFDDSYTDILNIGIDQVQRVSEDGKMIFFNLGTGKPTPAPTLTIEAMRTKASNAMPEFYASLDITEQDELAELYAYFEFKLAIFLLSANDYSYFCYQETPIGDYGGTDLFKIVPPFPEFQYPLGAPLGAAGQNGNEWTRQFEHASVWLNSGTGEAKVEWHKISAINCGGDAYTDANGVEYALDRSFIGGSAYTTTDAIADTLDDPLYQTERYGDFAYQVPVANGNYNVVLQFAEIYYTQPGKRQFNILIEGTPVLVDLDIYAEAGHDVAYDVVVPNVMVSDGTLSIETAASVENPKLSAFRFAETADEGFASWIVGYGLSGTIATETANPDSDHLNNFEEYIAGTNPKVFDTFGVSHFTAGGSTTIEWNAVHGRVYKVYWSSNLLDGFTLIGSNITDGVFIDTEHTEEPSGFYKVTVELE; from the coding sequence ATGAGATACATACAAGTAAGTGGATTCATATTGGGTGTGTGGTTGTTGCTATCAGCAGGCTTACAGGCGGCGTTGATTGGCCGGGATGATTTTGACGGAACGGAAACGTTTTTGAGTAAAGTTAATTCTAATCCCACAAATCGTGGGGCTTTAGTTTGGGACTCGGTGAGTCGAGCGACCGTGGCAGAGCAAGCGGTGATTGATACCAGTGTTTCAGCGGGTGGTCTTATTGGGCTCAACACGGGAGATGTGGACGGCTTTCTGGAGTCGACCAAGACGGATCATTTTTTTGCAATGTATCGCGGCGGAGTCAGTGCTGCTCGCACACTCACCTATACCTTTGACATTAGCGGGAGCACCTATCTGAGCTTATCCATGGACTGGGCTTGCTCGGGTTATATTCACGAACCGTTGATCAGTGTTACGTATTCCATCGACGGGGCGGATCCGACTACTATTTTTTCTGTTGGCTCTTCCGCTGAGGACTGGACGGAAACCATGGAAGATGGACGGGAAGTGCTTAATGGACGCAGCGCAACAGTAACGGCAAACGGAGAGGTAGCCAATCCGCTCACCGATCGGTTTCAAACCTACACTCCGAAAATCACAGGCTCGGGCTCGGTGCTAACCGTAACCATTACGATGGGAAGCGGAGTTGGAGGTCCTGCCTATGGCTTGGATAACATCGCGCTATATGCATATGATTTTATGGACTATTTACCTCAGCACGTGGCTCACCTCGAACCATATCGATGGGATAAAGTTCAACGAGGATGCTTTATTCGTTATATAGGCGATGGTGCCTACCCTGAAGAAGCTGTGCAGATTATTGCTGAGAGCTGTACGTATATTCATGGTCAAAATAAGGTTACACAAAGTTCAAGAGAGCAATTTACAATTCCTTACCCGAAGCGGATATACCGGTTTGCTTATAAGAATTTGACGAAACATTATGACGGCCAGGATTCAATATTTTTAAATGTTCCGCAGTGGTTTATGCATGAAGCAGGTGGATCCCCTAATATCGTGACCGACGACTATCCGACTCTTAATTTAACCAATACAAACACGCTCTATGCCGGCATGAATTTACATGAGTGGTGGGTCGCCGATATGAGGGACACCATTAATCCAAATCTTCCGGGTAATACTATTTTCATCGATTCACTCAACGGAGCGATGCGAGCGGGACAGAGCGGAAACTATGACTATTGGGGGAATGCAATTGGGGACGGAACGTATTATGATAACGATTATACAGAGAATTATTTAAAGCCCTTGTTAGCTAAAATTCGGGATGAATTTGCCGATGAGATGATTGTCACGGGTAACTACTTAAATCCTTGGTTTCTCCCGGATGGAAACTATGAGTACGTGAGGGACTATTTACACTGCTGCTATATTGAAAATTCAGAGCGCTTTGATGATAGCTATACAGATATTTTAAACATAGGAATTGATCAAGTTCAGCGGGTGAGTGAAGACGGGAAAATGATCTTTTTTAATCTCGGCACCGGGAAACCAACTCCTGCCCCAACGTTGACGATAGAAGCAATGCGTACAAAAGCATCCAATGCAATGCCCGAGTTTTACGCTTCTTTGGACATAACCGAACAGGACGAGTTAGCGGAGTTGTATGCGTATTTCGAGTTCAAGCTCGCGATATTTCTTTTATCGGCAAATGATTATTCTTATTTTTGTTATCAAGAGACGCCTATTGGTGATTATGGAGGAACTGATCTATTTAAAATCGTTCCGCCCTTTCCCGAATTTCAATATCCTTTAGGTGCGCCGCTTGGTGCTGCGGGCCAAAATGGAAATGAATGGACCCGCCAGTTCGAACATGCTTCTGTCTGGCTTAACTCTGGAACTGGAGAAGCTAAAGTTGAATGGCATAAAATATCGGCAATAAATTGTGGCGGCGATGCGTACACAGATGCCAATGGCGTAGAATATGCGCTCGACCGCAGCTTTATTGGTGGGAGTGCCTACACGACCACGGATGCAATTGCCGACACACTGGATGATCCTCTGTACCAAACTGAGCGATATGGGGATTTCGCATACCAAGTTCCGGTAGCCAATGGGAACTATAATGTGGTCTTGCAGTTTGCTGAAATTTATTACACGCAGCCTGGAAAACGACAGTTTAATATTCTCATTGAGGGGACGCCCGTTTTGGTTGATTTAGATATTTATGCTGAGGCAGGTCATGATGTTGCCTATGATGTGGTGGTTCCAAATGTGATGGTTTCTGACGGGACTCTCTCTATCGAAACTGCTGCCTCTGTAGAAAATCCAAAACTGTCTGCTTTCCGGTTCGCTGAAACGGCCGACGAGGGTTTTGCAAGCTGGATTGTAGGATATGGGCTCTCGGGTACCATCGCGACAGAGACCGCTAATCCGGATAGTGATCACTTAAACAACTTCGAAGAATATATCGCTGGCACCAATCCCAAGGTCTTCGACACCTTTGGCGTATCTCACTTCACGGCAGGAGGCAGCACTACGATTGAATGGAATGCGGTCCACGGGCGCGTTTACAAGGTTTATTGGTCGAGCAACTTGCTTGATGGATTCACGCTGATCGGGAGCAATATTACTGATGGCGTGTTTATTGACACGGAACACACAGAAGAGCCCTCGGGCTTTTACAAAGTTACAGTCGAGTTGGAATAA
- a CDS encoding glycoside hydrolase family 43 protein, whose protein sequence is MTSHTFLSDVPCAFFCLWLFCLIGLFAPATAQQTVIKPGQMWLDTKGEHINAHGGGILFHERTYYWYGEHKVGGAPGNKAQVGVHVYSSKDLYNWTDEGIALEVSSNPDSDIAKGCVLERPKVIFNAKTKKFVMWFHLELKGRGYSSARSGIAVADNVTGPFTFVRSIRPNAGHWPQNVTPEEKDPKSIARTKAEKEKFSGGPSDKHKQFNILGSHMEGGQMARDMTLFVDDDGKAYHLYSSEHNSTLHISLLTDDYLDHAGSYVRVFPFRWMEAPAICKHEGRYYLIASGCTGWSPNAARSAVADNIFGPWEELENPCMGVNPQNQLGPEKTFGGQSTFILPVEGKPGAFIAMFDIWRPKDPITGTYVWLPIQFEGDRFKIEWMDEWDLSVFLHR, encoded by the coding sequence ATGACCTCCCATACCTTTTTAAGCGATGTGCCGTGTGCCTTTTTCTGTCTTTGGCTGTTCTGTCTGATCGGCTTATTCGCTCCAGCGACTGCTCAGCAGACTGTCATCAAGCCCGGACAAATGTGGCTGGATACGAAGGGGGAGCATATCAATGCGCATGGAGGCGGCATTCTGTTCCATGAACGCACTTACTACTGGTATGGAGAGCATAAGGTCGGAGGAGCTCCCGGGAACAAAGCTCAAGTCGGGGTGCACGTTTACTCATCAAAAGATCTTTATAACTGGACGGATGAAGGAATTGCACTGGAGGTTTCCAGTAATCCGGACAGCGATATCGCAAAAGGTTGTGTCCTTGAACGGCCGAAAGTGATCTTTAATGCGAAGACAAAGAAGTTTGTCATGTGGTTCCACCTAGAACTGAAAGGTCGTGGTTATTCGTCGGCACGAAGCGGAATCGCCGTGGCCGATAACGTGACTGGCCCGTTTACTTTTGTGCGCAGTATTCGGCCCAACGCCGGTCACTGGCCCCAAAACGTCACGCCGGAGGAGAAAGACCCCAAGTCTATTGCGAGAACTAAGGCGGAAAAGGAGAAATTCAGTGGTGGTCCGTCTGATAAGCACAAACAGTTTAACATCCTGGGTTCTCACATGGAGGGCGGACAAATGGCACGCGATATGACCTTATTTGTGGATGATGACGGCAAGGCTTACCACCTCTATTCCTCTGAACATAACTCAACTCTTCACATATCCCTGCTGACGGACGATTACCTCGACCATGCGGGCTCCTATGTTCGCGTCTTTCCGTTCCGTTGGATGGAAGCGCCTGCCATTTGTAAACATGAAGGGAGGTATTACCTGATAGCATCCGGCTGCACCGGCTGGAGTCCGAATGCAGCAAGGTCAGCCGTTGCCGACAACATCTTCGGCCCATGGGAAGAGCTGGAGAATCCGTGCATGGGGGTAAATCCACAGAACCAACTCGGCCCCGAAAAAACCTTTGGCGGGCAGAGCACCTTTATCCTGCCAGTCGAAGGTAAGCCCGGTGCCTTTATTGCCATGTTCGACATCTGGCGCCCCAAAGATCCCATCACTGGCACCTACGTCTGGTTGCCTATCCAGTTCGAGGGGGATCGTTTCAAGATCGAGTGGATGGATGAGTGGGATCTATCGGTATTTCTGCACAGGTAG
- a CDS encoding response regulator transcription factor: MQNNIHIMLIEDNAAYRKGIACALDNESDISLMNQFGTAEIALRTLQNASGNDMPDLILLDLNLPSMSGLDSITWIKQYSPNTKILILTQSNMEADLLCAIQRGADGYLLKSTSVEDLITGIHEVMNGGASIDPGLARVILNTLQKKLPTNTTTITLSQRESEVLALVADGLLKKQVAHQLGVSQRTVATHMEHIYKKLQVQNAPAAISKAYQLGLIDIQK, from the coding sequence ATGCAAAATAACATTCACATCATGCTAATTGAGGACAACGCCGCGTATCGCAAGGGAATCGCCTGTGCGTTGGATAATGAATCAGACATCAGCCTGATGAACCAGTTCGGCACGGCGGAAATTGCCCTACGCACTCTTCAAAATGCATCCGGTAACGATATGCCCGACCTGATCCTGCTCGACCTGAATCTGCCAAGCATGTCGGGCCTCGATTCGATTACATGGATCAAGCAGTATTCACCAAACACAAAAATACTGATACTCACCCAGTCGAATATGGAGGCGGATCTTCTATGTGCGATTCAGCGCGGAGCCGATGGCTATCTACTGAAATCCACCTCAGTCGAAGACCTCATCACTGGCATCCACGAAGTCATGAACGGTGGCGCTTCGATCGACCCAGGTCTCGCTCGTGTCATACTCAACACACTACAAAAGAAGCTCCCCACCAACACGACCACGATCACACTCTCTCAACGAGAAAGTGAAGTGCTAGCACTAGTCGCAGACGGGCTACTCAAAAAACAGGTCGCCCATCAACTCGGGGTCAGCCAACGAACCGTCGCCACGCACATGGAACACATCTATAAAAAACTGCAGGTGCAAAACGCTCCCGCCGCAATTAGCAAAGCCTATCAGCTAGGTCTCATTGACATACAGAAATAA
- a CDS encoding ATP-binding protein, with protein sequence MLRILKALIAATTLVVQTMSGTPLVEQSLPELEQELASIDSELVALARFTLRSGSGSIGFRSNWHLTAEYPEWIEIDLGRKVPIDEIALVPILWRDSKIGFQSDAFPETLRITYGTNDDRPGTLMGDFHFSPQNKGIAPRIISVNKVVASWVRIEAPQLAPRAFDQRYLLQLSEIMIFSDSENVALRRPVTVSSAHINGNNSSWNETFLVDGHMPYMMDAPSEQSSIAYLVLFGQPTSMILDLGQQYPISRIHLHQIENTDTVPQTDTSHLGTPPRMRIEGANLPDFSDAVTLLETNTERIIDQGPILMWPFPETTCRYVRIVDISDLSQFRIGFAEIEIFSNNHNVARGIMVQVDPPNKRPPPDPGKGQTRNLSALTDGLNLTGNILPIREWLNQLARRQTLENERPQVVAELGQRYVRQTANLRRMSWLAALLAASTMITLLIHKIIRQRAVFHTRERIAANLHDELGANLHAIGLFGDLAKQEAKKHGAGAQWSKLNTYVDEVRTLTKKTGETARYCTNMLEAKEIHKDFVRELRHMTEHLLIDLEYTLIINCEPVLQQLKPRIRTDLFLFFKECLTNIIRHSGATTVDTRITVENHRITLTVIDNGCGLTETPKALKRRARLLRAKLSIEKPEIGGTRITLQLRK encoded by the coding sequence ATGCTCCGTATACTTAAAGCCCTTATCGCCGCCACCACACTTGTGGTTCAAACGATGTCCGGAACCCCGTTGGTCGAGCAATCGTTACCCGAACTGGAGCAAGAACTCGCATCCATCGATTCTGAGTTGGTAGCCCTTGCCCGCTTTACGCTCCGTAGCGGCAGCGGTTCCATCGGCTTCCGCTCGAACTGGCATCTGACTGCCGAGTACCCCGAGTGGATCGAGATCGATCTTGGGCGTAAGGTTCCCATTGATGAAATCGCCCTGGTGCCGATCCTTTGGCGTGATTCCAAAATCGGTTTTCAATCAGACGCTTTTCCCGAAACGCTCCGCATCACATACGGCACTAACGATGACCGCCCGGGCACCCTAATGGGAGATTTCCACTTCTCGCCACAGAACAAAGGCATCGCCCCACGGATCATTTCCGTAAACAAGGTCGTCGCCTCCTGGGTGCGGATCGAAGCCCCTCAGCTCGCTCCGCGCGCCTTTGATCAGCGCTATCTGCTCCAGCTTTCCGAAATCATGATTTTTAGCGATTCGGAGAACGTCGCCCTACGACGCCCAGTCACTGTTTCGAGCGCACACATAAACGGAAACAATTCGAGCTGGAACGAGACCTTTCTGGTAGACGGACATATGCCCTACATGATGGATGCCCCCAGCGAACAAAGCAGTATCGCCTATCTAGTCCTGTTCGGTCAACCGACCTCGATGATTCTCGACCTGGGCCAGCAGTACCCGATCTCCCGCATTCATCTGCATCAGATAGAGAACACCGATACCGTTCCCCAGACCGACACCAGCCATTTAGGCACTCCCCCGAGGATGCGAATCGAGGGTGCGAATCTACCCGATTTCTCCGACGCGGTCACGCTGCTAGAGACGAATACCGAACGTATCATCGACCAAGGCCCCATCTTGATGTGGCCCTTCCCCGAAACGACCTGTCGCTACGTTCGCATCGTAGATATCTCTGACCTGTCACAATTCCGAATCGGCTTCGCCGAAATCGAAATATTCTCCAACAATCACAACGTCGCACGAGGTATAATGGTTCAAGTCGACCCTCCGAACAAACGCCCCCCGCCAGATCCTGGAAAGGGGCAGACTCGAAATTTGTCTGCATTAACCGATGGCCTAAACCTCACAGGAAATATTCTACCGATCCGAGAATGGCTCAATCAATTGGCGCGCCGACAGACGCTCGAAAACGAACGCCCGCAGGTTGTCGCAGAGCTAGGTCAGCGCTACGTTCGTCAGACAGCTAATCTCAGGCGCATGAGCTGGCTAGCCGCCCTACTAGCCGCCAGCACCATGATCACTCTATTGATCCACAAAATCATCCGCCAACGAGCCGTGTTCCACACACGCGAACGTATTGCCGCCAATTTACACGATGAGCTGGGTGCGAACCTACATGCCATCGGCCTGTTTGGTGATCTGGCCAAACAGGAAGCCAAGAAACACGGCGCAGGCGCTCAATGGAGCAAACTCAATACATACGTCGACGAGGTGCGCACGCTCACTAAAAAAACTGGTGAAACCGCACGCTATTGCACCAACATGCTCGAAGCCAAAGAAATCCATAAGGATTTCGTTAGAGAGCTCAGGCATATGACTGAGCATCTGTTAATCGACCTAGAGTATACCCTCATCATTAACTGCGAACCAGTGCTACAGCAACTCAAGCCTCGAATACGCACCGATCTGTTCCTTTTCTTCAAGGAGTGCCTAACCAACATCATTCGCCACTCCGGGGCCACAACAGTCGATACTCGTATCACAGTTGAAAACCATCGAATCACACTCACCGTCATCGACAACGGTTGCGGACTCACCGAAACACCCAAGGCACTCAAACGACGCGCACGCCTACTCAGAGCAAAACTATCCATCGAAAAACCTGAGATCGGCGGCACTCGAATCACTTTACAGCTACGCAAATGA
- a CDS encoding PEP-CTERM sorting domain-containing protein yields MKLKNPKILLLAAAASLTLAQTSNANTVSVAGWEAVDLGQSGETGQFTVSVVADGNDWLYTWTKTGDLDGLGNANDTLSFQLRSSAFEGSSFSEGDVTLGTAFDYSEGGTYTTPEYQHFGPVDDIDANQSFQLSIENINYTSGDAGDETAVFSGFSSINVFANPDGLQTFYFGTVGAQVLTPASSAVTFTTVDVLTVTSTAAAKRFRDVGFSFEVAVIPEPGTYALLAGCFGLSAVVMRRRRS; encoded by the coding sequence ATGAAACTAAAAAACCCAAAAATACTTCTACTCGCTGCCGCTGCCTCGCTTACACTGGCTCAAACCTCGAATGCAAACACCGTGTCAGTCGCGGGTTGGGAGGCAGTTGATCTCGGGCAGAGCGGTGAGACTGGTCAATTCACGGTGTCAGTGGTTGCTGACGGCAACGATTGGCTTTACACATGGACTAAGACTGGCGATTTGGATGGGCTCGGCAATGCGAATGACACGTTGAGCTTTCAGCTCCGTTCCTCGGCTTTCGAGGGCTCGTCTTTTTCTGAGGGGGATGTGACCCTCGGCACGGCTTTTGATTATTCTGAAGGTGGCACATACACCACTCCAGAATACCAGCATTTTGGCCCTGTGGATGATATTGATGCGAACCAGTCGTTTCAGTTGAGTATCGAAAACATCAATTACACCTCGGGGGATGCCGGTGATGAAACCGCTGTTTTCAGTGGCTTTTCATCGATCAATGTATTTGCCAATCCAGACGGCCTTCAAACTTTTTACTTTGGCACAGTTGGCGCTCAAGTTTTGACGCCTGCCAGTTCAGCTGTAACATTTACGACTGTAGATGTGCTCACAGTAACATCGACAGCAGCCGCCAAACGCTTTCGTGATGTTGGTTTTTCTTTCGAGGTTGCCGTCATCCCCGAGCCTGGCACCTATGCCTTGCTGGCTGGTTGCTTCGGTTTGAGCGCCGTTGTGATGCGTCGTCGTCGGTCTTAG
- a CDS encoding Gfo/Idh/MocA family oxidoreductase has translation MKHHDQTTRRFFLKQSAIAAGAILGAPMILRAETLGNGSSAAANSRMGIGFIGTGLIAQGHLRSFAGMKELQAVAACDIRQSKLQDALKTLSSKGATSVMGTNDYQELLQNPDVDIVCIATPDHWHAAIAIAAMKAGKDVYLEKPMTLTVEEGKAVVAAEQKYGRILQVGSQQRSSAHFRIAANLVRNGLIGEVKEVYVKLGSFPPPPENVQIKPVPDGFDYDRWLGPTPFYEYTDERVKSIYGGGWRCYWDYGSRKFGDWGAHHFDIIQWALGRDNTGPVEFIPKGYNGSEFHHYRYADGITVWRDKDPKQEHMIRFIGTVGEVHVSRGKIATMPKELVRHRFTDSDIQVYESNNHRQNFIDCVKSREAPICSASVGHRSGSICQLAAIAERLGRSIEWDPAAQQVLGDKEARSMQDRPRRKGYELPS, from the coding sequence ATGAAACACCACGATCAGACAACTCGTCGTTTCTTCCTCAAACAGTCTGCAATTGCTGCGGGTGCGATACTCGGAGCTCCGATGATACTCAGAGCCGAAACGCTGGGCAATGGCTCATCAGCCGCCGCCAATTCCCGAATGGGTATCGGTTTCATTGGCACAGGCCTCATTGCGCAAGGGCATTTACGTTCCTTTGCTGGCATGAAAGAGCTACAGGCGGTCGCTGCATGTGATATTCGCCAATCCAAACTGCAGGATGCGCTCAAAACCTTATCGTCTAAAGGTGCGACGTCTGTCATGGGCACCAACGACTATCAGGAGCTCTTACAGAATCCAGATGTTGACATCGTATGTATTGCGACGCCCGATCACTGGCACGCCGCAATCGCGATTGCGGCGATGAAGGCGGGCAAGGATGTCTACTTGGAGAAGCCAATGACTCTGACGGTCGAAGAAGGTAAGGCAGTGGTCGCTGCGGAGCAGAAGTATGGTCGCATTTTGCAAGTCGGCTCTCAGCAACGCTCTTCGGCACACTTCCGTATCGCAGCGAACTTGGTGCGCAATGGACTGATCGGTGAGGTCAAAGAGGTTTATGTAAAACTCGGATCATTCCCTCCGCCACCGGAAAATGTGCAGATAAAACCCGTTCCGGATGGGTTCGATTATGACCGATGGCTCGGCCCCACGCCCTTCTACGAATATACCGATGAACGCGTTAAATCGATCTACGGTGGTGGTTGGCGCTGTTACTGGGATTATGGTAGCCGCAAGTTTGGCGACTGGGGAGCACACCACTTTGACATCATTCAATGGGCACTTGGTCGTGATAACACTGGCCCTGTCGAGTTTATACCTAAGGGATACAACGGTTCTGAATTCCATCACTATCGTTACGCCGATGGCATTACGGTTTGGCGCGATAAGGATCCGAAGCAAGAGCACATGATCCGCTTCATTGGAACTGTGGGGGAAGTTCATGTCAGTCGCGGCAAGATTGCCACGATGCCAAAGGAACTCGTCCGCCACCGCTTTACCGATAGCGACATCCAAGTTTACGAATCTAATAATCACCGTCAGAACTTTATCGATTGCGTCAAGTCCCGTGAGGCACCGATTTGTTCAGCATCTGTGGGACACCGTTCCGGCAGTATTTGTCAACTCGCCGCGATCGCCGAACGTCTTGGTCGTTCGATCGAATGGGATCCCGCGGCACAGCAAGTTCTAGGCGATAAGGAAGCCAGATCCATGCAGGATCGTCCACGTCGCAAGGGCTATGAACTGCCGAGCTAA